Proteins from one Bufo gargarizans isolate SCDJY-AF-19 chromosome 8, ASM1485885v1, whole genome shotgun sequence genomic window:
- the LOC122945527 gene encoding nuclear factor 7, brain-like — MASADLRDELECSICLSLYTDPVSLRCGHNFCRSCIMSALDAEEAAGVYSCPDCRAEYLERPAMEKNRKLGNIVERFLSAQPDMKETRIFCTYCTKSPVPAVRTCLQCEASFCEKHLTRHSKSSEHTLVEPTVTLEDRKCSTHKEVLKYYCPMYATCICVSCWVAGDHKGHDVELLEVASKKVIEKVKSERVEAGRRVQRLKYHKTEQEEKSVRLAEKVTGLFTDLKEKLDDLEIRIQGEVSRQKEQVSLSVSDLMKQVELHKDELTKKINQFEGLFNFTDPLTFLKENANRVDISDRSCDIIGDVREAQCLGEDLVSQILHRELLRFAKNLTYMKKKRQFPVMEKSDVLLDIDTAHNKINISRDLKSAFHTATSKDRPDGPQRFISCQVLSSSSFSSGTQYWEVDVSRAEQWIIGVAEESLERKVNGVESFIGYNEKSWGLMLINSFGVRHNNTFKPLASDSSVKVVGVYLDYEAGRLSFYQLCDPIRHLHTFTASFSEPLYAAFYLFENSSFRIMN; from the coding sequence ATGGCCTCTGCTGATCTGAGGGACGAGCTGGAGTGCTCCATCTGCCTGAGCCTCTATACAGATCCTGTATCCCTGAGATGTGGACACAACTTCTGCCGCTCCTGTATTATGAGTGCGCTGGATGCAGAGGAGGCAGCTGGAGTGTATTCCTGTCCTGACTGCAGAGCAGAATATCTGGAGCGTCCGGCCATGGAGAAGAACAGGAAGCTGGGGAATATAGTGGAGCGTTTCTTATCTGCTCAGCCTGATATGAAGGAGACCAGGATCTTCTGTACTTACTGTACTAAGTCTCCTGTACCGGCTGTGAGGACATGTCTGCAGTGTGAGGCCTCGTTCTGTGAAAAGCATTTAACAAGACACAGTAAGTCATCAGAACATACTTTGGTTGAACCAACTGTTACCCTGGAGGACAGAAAATGCTCCACACACAAAGAGGTTCTGAAATATTACTGTCCGATGTACGCCACCTGTATTTGTGTGTCCTGCTGGGTGGCCGGAGACCACAAGGGACATGACGTGGAACTATTGGAAGTGGCCTCTAAGAAGGTGATTGAGAAAGTGAAGTCTGAGAGAGTAGAAGCTGGAAGAAGAGTCCAGAGATTAAAGTATCATAAGACAGAACAGGAAGAGAAATCAGTCAGACTCGCTGAGAAAGTCACTGGTCTTTTTACTGATCTCAAGGAGAAGCTGGATGATCTAGAAATAAGAATCCAGGGTGAGGTTTCCAGACAGAAGGAGCAGGTGTCACTCTCAGTCTCTGATCTGATGAAACAGGTGGAGCTACACAAAGATGAGCTGACCAAGAAGATTAATCAATTTGAAGGATTATTTAATTTCACAGATCCACTGACTTTCCTAAAAGAAAATGCAAACCGTGTTGACATCAGTGATAGGAGCTGTGATATCATCGGTGATGTAAGAGAGGCTCAGTGTCTGGGTGAAGACTTAGTCTCACAGATATTACACAGAGAACTGTTACGCTTTGCCAAGAATCTAACTTATATGAAGAAGAAGAGACAGTTCCCAGTGATGGAGAAATCAGACGTACTGCTGGATATAGACACGGCTCATAATAAGATTAATATATCACGGGATCTCAAATCTGCGTTTCATACTGCGACCTCAAAGGACAGACCCGATGGGCCCCAGAGGTTTATCTCCTGTCAGGTTTTAAGCTCCAGCAGCTTCTCCTCTGGGACACAATACTGGGAGGTTGATGTGAGTCGGGCGGAGCAATGGATCATTGGAGTGGCCGAGGAAAGTCTGGAGAGGAAGGTTAATGGAGTAGAATCCTTTATTGGTTATAATGAGAAATCCTGGGGTTTgatgttaattaatagttttggtGTGCGTCATAACAACACCTTTAAGCCGCTGGCGTCCGATTCTTCTGTGAAGGTTGTCGGGGTCTATCTGGACTATGAGGCCGGGCGTCTGTCCTTCTATCAGCTATGTGACCCCATCAGACACTTACATACCTTCACCGCCTCCTTCTCCGAGCCGCTCTATGCCGCTTTCTATCTGTTTGAGAATTCCAGTTTTAGAATCATGAATTAA
- the LOC122944832 gene encoding E3 ubiquitin-protein ligase TRIM11-like, with protein sequence MASADLRAELDCSICLSLYTDPVSLRCGHNFCRSCIVSALDAQEAAGVYSCPDCRAEYPERPALEKNRKLGNIVERFLSAQPDMEETGIFCTYCDSPVPAVRTCLQCEASFCEKHLSRHSKSSEHTLVEPTVTLRERKCSTHKEVLKYYCPIDAACICVSCWVAGDHKGHDVELLDVASAKKEEKLRSVIKNLKSAREEAARRVQKLKYHETRQKVKSARFAERVTGLFTDFKEKLNDLEKIIQGEISRQKDQVSFSVQDLIIQVELQKGDLSKKIDRFEGLCNITEPLTLLQEDISSGDISDRSCDVIRNVRDAQCLDEGIVSLIFQRGLLHFADNLKKRPFPVTKKSDVLLDIETAHNNIIISLDRRSASYTPTLQNRLDGPKRFHSVQVLSSRSFSSGRHYWEVDVSQAEKWIIGVAKESLERKVAGNESFIGYNKKSWGLMVNNGLGVHHNNIYKHLVSDSPVEFVGVYLDYKAGHLAFYQLCDTIRHLHTFTASFSEPLYAAFYLYEKSIISIMR encoded by the coding sequence ATGGCGTCTGCTGACCTGAGGGCCGAGCTGGACTGCTCCATCTGCCTGAGCCTCTATACAGATCCTGTATCCCTGAGATGTGGACACAACTTCTGCCGCTCCTGTATTGTGAGTGCGCTGGATGCACAGGAGGCAGCTGGAGTGTATTCCTGTCCTGACTGCAGAGCAGAATATCCGGAGCGTCCGGCCCTGGAGAAGAACAGGAAGCTGGGGAACATAGTGGAGCGTTTCTTATCTGCTCAGCCTGATATGGAGGAGACCGGGATCTTCTGTACTTACTGTGATTCTCCTGTACCGGCTGTGAGGACATGTCTGCAGTGTGAGGCCTCGTTCTGTGAAAAGCACTTGAGTAGACACAGTAAGTCATCAGAACATACTTTGGTTGAACCTACTGTTACCCTGAGAGAAAGAAAATGCTCCACACACAAAGAGGTTCTGAAATACTATTGTCCTATTGATGCCGCCTGTATTTGTGTGTCCTGCTGGGTGGCCGGAGACCACAAGGGACATGATGTGGAGCTACTGGATGTGGCCTCTGCGAAGAAGGAGGAGAAATTGAGATCTGTCATTAAGAATCTGAAGTCTGCGAGAGAAGAAGCTGCAAGAAGAGTCCAGAAGCTAAAGTATCATGAGACACGACAGAAGGTGAAATCGGCCAGATTTGCTGAGAGAGTCACTGGTCTGTTTACTGATTTTAAGGAGAAGCTGAATGATCTAGAAAAGATAATCCAGGGTGAGATTTCCAGACAGAAGGATCAGGTGTCATTCTCAGTCCAAGATCTGATCATACAGGTGGAGCTACAGAAGGGTGATCTGAGCAAGAAGATTGATCGATTTGAGGGATTATGTAATATCACTGAACCTTTGACCTTACTACAGGAAGATATAAGCAGTGGTGACATCAGTGATCGgagctgtgatgtcatcaggaATGTTAGAGATGCTCAGTGTCTGGATGAAGGCATAGTTTCGCTGATATTTCAAAGAGGACTATTACACTTCGCTGATAATCTGAAGAAGAGACCGTTTCCAGTGACAAAGAAATCGGATGTATTACTGGATATAGAAACGGCTCATAATAACATTATTATATCACTGGATCGCAGATCTGCTTCTTATACCCCAACATTACAGAACAGACTTGATGGGCCCAAGAGGTTCCACTCCGTTCAGGTGTTAAGCTCCCGCAGCTTCTCCTCTGGGAGACATTACTGGGAGGTGGATGTGAGTCAGGCAGAGAAATGGATCATTGGAGTGGCCAAGGAAAGTCTGGAGAGGAAGGTGGCTGGAAACGAATCGTTTATTGGTTATAATAAGAAATCCTGGGGTTTGATGGTTAATAATGGTCTTGGAGTCCATCATAACAATATCTATAAGCACCTGGTGTCAGACTCTCCTGTGGAGTTTGTTGGGGTCTATCTGGACTATAAGGCCGGGCATCTCGCTTTCTATCAGCTGTGTGACACTATCAGACACTTACACACCTTCACCGCCTCCTTCTCCGAGCCGCTCTATGCCGCTTTCTATCTGTATGAAAAGTCCATTATCAGCATCATGAGATAA